In one Cyprinus carpio isolate SPL01 chromosome B2, ASM1834038v1, whole genome shotgun sequence genomic region, the following are encoded:
- the LOC109110860 gene encoding uncharacterized protein LOC109110860 → MDRTMNKCKITYKEKLKKEAKLRYLEKIKTINELDPYEHKEWSDDLNELPHVTFPDVFSYLVCSVSAYTSDQFKNYKSLESHLQFTNGWVQDLQIFRVNEQKTVVRTKVLHSQRLNEPPLKPWVILSSSGQVECAHCTCMAGIAESCTHVGALLFKIEAAVRIRGTKTVTDVPAYWMMPANVDKVQAEVGHKIDFTTGAAKRVALDKCISGERGMSGIRTHLGSTSHCAHEPTLSDLSPLLQILHTHSKAVCLSGMEEYYHHYIDPLSHMYCQSPYSIFVTQERMDAIYPSCSSIATPSHTW, encoded by the exons ATGGACCGAACAATGAACAAGTGTAAGattacatataaagaaaaactCAAGAAGGAAGCAAAGTTGCGGTACTTAGAAAAAATCAAGACAATCAACGAACTCGATCCGTACGAACACAAAGAATGGTCTGATGATCTTAACGAGCTGCCGCACGTAACCTTCCCCGATGTATTTTCATACCTTGTTTGTAGTGTCAGTGCATACACATCTgatcaatttaaaaattataaatctcTCGAATCCCACTTGCAATTTACAAATGGATGGGTGCAGGACCTTCAGATTTTCCGCGTCAACGAGCAGAAAACGGTTGTTCGCACAAAG GTTTTGCACTCTCAACGCCTTAATGAACCTCCACTCAAGCCATGGGTAATCCTCAGCTCCAGTGGCCAAGTAGAGTGTGCACACTGCACATGCATGGCTGGCATAGCAGAGTCTTGCACACATGTTGGGGCTCTCCTTTTTAAAATCGAAGCAGCAGTTCGGATACGGGGGACCAAGACTGTCACTGATGTTCCAGCTTACTGGATGATGCCCGCTAACGTTGATAAGGTCCAAGCAGAAGTGGGCCACAAGATCGACTTCACCACTGGTGCAGCTAAGAGAGTGGCACTTGACAAGTGCATCAGTGGAGAGAGGGGAATGTCAGGGATACGTACTCATTTAGGCTCCACGAGTCATTGTGCACATGAGCCCACACTTTCAGACCTGTCACCCCTGCTTCAGATTTTGCACACTCACAGCAAGGCCGTTTGTCTTTCTGGGATGGAGGAGTATTACCATCATTATATCGACCCGTTAAGCCACATGTATTGCCAAAGTCCCTACAGCATCTTCGTGACCCAGGAAAGGATGGATGCGATCTACCCGTCCTGTTCCAGCATTGCAACACCCTCACACACCTGGTAG
- the LOC122136344 gene encoding uncharacterized protein LOC122136344, with amino-acid sequence MDETATANDASQMDDTGSNNNVAEQQECHLCSCRRGEINRLLEENRRLKEELAQKRMDEDSFKDDDAKVKYYTGLPCLALLMGVLTQLLPCLPQTGRKLSPFQMLLSTLMRLRLNLPIQHIAYLFSVDRKTVSTTFRDTIGTMFRHLKPLVHWPERHCLHATMPHQFVEAFGNRVAVIVDCFEIRIERASNLKARAQTFSHYKHHHTLKYLIGITPRGSISFISQGWGGCVSDKHVTENSGLLNKLLPGDLVLADRGFDIRDSVGLVCAEVKIPAFTRGRSQLDAKDVEETRRIAHLRVHVERVIGCVRTKYTILNGIVPVSMVLPCQGEDMTFLDKIVTVCCALTNMCPSVVMKP; translated from the coding sequence ATGGATGAAACTGCAACAGCAAATGATGCCTCACAAATGGACGACACAGGCTCAAATAACAACGTTGCAGAACAGCAGGAATGCCATCTTTGTAGCTGCAGGCGTGGTGAAATTAACCGTTTGTTGGAGGAGAACAGGAGACTGAAGGAAGAGCTCGCCCAAAAGAGAATGGATGAGGATTCTTTTAAAGATGATGATGCTAAGGTGAAGTACTACACTGGGCTTCCATGTCTTGCGCTTCTGATGGGTGTGCTGACACAGCTTCTTCCCTGCCTGCCACAGACTGGCCGAAAACTCTCACCTTTTCAAATGCTCCTTTCAACACTTATGCGCCTCAGGCTGAATCTCCCAATTCAGCACATTGCATACCTCTTCTCTGTGGATCGAAAGACTGTGTCCACCACATTCAGAGATACCATAGGTACAATGTTTAGACATCTCAAACCCTTGGTGCACTGGCCGGAGAGACACTGCTTACACGCCACCATGCCACATCAGTTTGTAGAGGCTTTTGGCAATCGAGTAGCAGTTATTGTGGACTGCTTTGAAATTCGCATTGAAAGAGCATCAAATCTCAAAGCTAGAGCACAGACATTTTCCCACTACAAACACCATCACACCCTAAAGTATCTCATTGGCATTACACCACGAGGCTCTATCTCTTTCATTTCCCAAGGTTGGGGAGGTTGTGTCAGTGACAAACATGTGACTGAGAATAGTGGCCTTCTTAATAAACTATTACCTGGAGACTTGGTGTTGGCAGATCGTGGATTTGACATCAGAGACAGTGTTGGACTCGTGTGTGCAGAAGTGAAAATACCTGCATTCACAAGAGGACGCAGCCAGCTGGATGCAAAAGATGTGGAGGAAACACGCCGGATAGCTCACCTCAGGGTCCATGTGGAGAGGGTGATTGGATGTGTACGCACAAAGTACACCATACTGAATGGAATTGTACCAGTCAGCATGGTACTCCCATGTCAAGGTGAAGACATGACGTTCCTGGACAAGATAGTGACTGTATGCTGTGCCCTGACTAATATGTGCCCCAGCGTTGTCATGAAACCATAA